The Intestinibaculum porci DNA window TTTAGAAAGTTATGATGTGATCGGCGTGGGGATGGGGGCCAATACCGCTTTAGCCCTCGCTGTGCGGGATCAGCGTTTAAAAAGCGCCGTTCTCATCTCGCCTTATAGTTCACCGCAGAGCTTCAAAGGTTTTTACTATTTTCAGATTGTGATGACGCTGATTTTTATGGTGCCGTTTTGTTTATACAACAAGCTGGCGAGAAGACGTTTTCAGCTTACAAAGTGGCTGCTTCGGGAGCCTCACTTTTCCTCAGAAATGTTTGCCAGCATCAAGCAGCCAATATTAGTATTAGCGGGGGATCGTGATAAGATCAAACCGGCGGCGACCGAGAAAATCGCCAAATGCTTACCGCATTGTGTGCAGGAAGAGCTTTATGATTCACATGATGCGCTGCATGACGCGTATCGTCAGGTTCTCAAAAAGATAAGGGGGTATCTATATGCCAGTAACCAGACCAACACTAACGATTAAGGATGTCACTTTTGGGACAGGTATGCCAAAAATCTGTCTGCCGGAAGTAGAAAGAAGTTATGAAGATATCGTCGGGACCGTAGCCGCTTATGAGCAGCTGCGCGACTGGCAGGTCTTAGAAGTACGTTTAGACTTCTATGAAGATTTAAAAGATGACACTAAAGTAAAAGAATTATTAAAAGCGATTCGCGCTGCCACGACGCGGCTTGTCTTAGTGACGATTCGCACCAGTGAAGAAGGCGGCACGTTATATGTTGAACCAAAAGACTATTTAAAGGCGATTACAGCGATTTGTGACAGTGGCGGCTGTGATCTGATTGATATTGAATTAAGTAAGGGTGATGAACTTGTCACTCAATGTGTGAACTTAGCGCACATTCATGGCTTAAAAGTGATCCTTTCTAAACATGATTTTGAAAAGACGCCATCCGTTGAAGAGATGGAAGATATTTTAAAACATATGGATCGTTTAGATGGCGACATCTATAAATTGGCGGTTATGCCGCAGGATAAATTTGATGTCATGAACTTATTAAAAGTGACCGATGAGATGTCTACGCAATTGCCTAAACCGCTCATTACAATGGCGATGAGTGAATTAGGGGAAATCACGAGGGTCAGCGGCGAAGCGTATGGCTCCGTAATGACCTTCGCTAATGCTGGAAAAGTCTCTGCCCCAGGGCAGATTCCACTTACCCGCATGATTAAATCACTGAAAGATTTACATGAATCACAAGGAGAAGATCATGATTGATTTCAATAAGGCGCGCATCGCTTTCAAAAACTATGTCGCTCATTATGATCCTTCTCAGGATCTGATTCGTTTAAAGATCGTGCATACGTATGCCGTAATGGATTTAACAAAACGTTTATGCGACGCTTTACATGTTACGGAAAAACAAACATCTTTAGCGATGCTGATTGGCTTATTACATGATATCGGCCGCTTTGAACAGTATGTTCGTTATGGCACTTTTGTCGATTACGAAAGCATCGATCATGCGAAGCTTGGCTGTGACATTCTTTTTCAGGAAGGTCTGATTCGCCAGTTCGTCCAGGAGGATGACTATGATCAAATCATCTATGATGCGATTTATGAACATAACAAGTTTAAAGTCAAAGAAGGCTATGATGAAGAGACGCTCTTTTATATCAATATGATTCGTGATACCGATAAGTTAGACAACTTCCGGGTAAAAGAAACGGAAAAAGTCGAAACGTTATTACGCTGTGAGATGAAAGATCTCGTCTTAGAAGATATTACGCCGAAAGTCTATGATGACTTTATGGCTCATAAACTCATTTATGGGCCTGATCGTCAGAGTCATTTGGATATGTGGATTTCTTTAGCGGCCTTTATTTATGATTTTAATTTTCCTGAATCACGTGACTATATCCGCAAGCAGGATTATATCAATCGTTCTTTTGATCGCATTCACCCACAGCGGGAAGAGGTCAAAAAACGTTATGAAACGCTGCGTCAGGAGGCTAATCGTTTTTTAGCCTCTTGAGGCCATGTACAGCCTATGATATAATCACATCGATTTTTCGTAATCAAGACAGTTCGTTTGCACCATCCTGTCTCTAAACAAAACTAGGACTAAGACAATTTTTTTAAGTTGGAAGAGTATCGCGGTGCAATGCTCTTCTTTTTTTTTGGAGGATAAACAATGTATGTCATTACAACCGAGGCCTCATTTGATGCGGCCCACTTTTTAAAAGACTATCCCGGGAAATGCCATAATATCCATGGGCACCGCTGGAAAGTGCAAGTCAGCCTGCAGGCGGAAACACTTGGCGCTGAGGGGATGGTCATCGATTTTGGAATTATTAAAAAAGATCTGAAAGCATTATGCGAGACCTTCGATCATACCCTGATCATTGAAGAAGGCAGCTTAAAGCCGCAAACTGTAGCGGCGTTACAGGAAGAAGACTTCGCCTTAAGCTTTGTTCCTTTCCGTCCCACTGCAGAACATCTTTCCCGCTATTTCTTTGAAGCTTTACAAAAGTATCCGGTGTTAAGCGTGGATGTTTACGAAACGCCCGGCAATAAGGCGCATTATGAATTATAAAGTCGTCGAAATCTTCGATTCAATCAACGGTGAAGGTCCGTTAGCGGGAAGACTTTCAACCTTTGTGCGTTTCGCGTCCTGTAATTTACGCTGTCATTACTGTGATACACGTTATGCTTATGACCACCCTCAATATACGCTGATGTCATTAGCTGAGATTCTTACGCGTATTGAAGAGGCGTCACTTGACTTAGTGACTTTAACCGGCGGGGAACCGTTAGCTACGCCGCATGTTGATGTGCTGATTGAAAAACTTGGCGAGATGGGCAAACATGTCGAAATAGAAACCAATGGTTCCATTGACATTGCCCCTTTTCATAGGCTAGCGCATCGGCCATCTTTTACCTTAGATTATAAATTGCCCGGCAGCGGCATGAGCGCTTTTATGAAAACGGAGAACTATCAGTATTTAAAGGATGGCGATATTGTGAAATTTGTCTGCGGCGCAAAGGATGATCTCGAGGAAGCTCTGCGCATTATTCGCATCTATCATCTTAACGAAGAAGACTGTTATTTTTCTGCCGTCTTCAATCAGTTAGCACCAAGGGATATTGTGGACTTCTTATTAGCACATAAGTTAAAAGCCAAAGTCCAGCTGCAGCTGCATAAATATATCTGGGATCCAATGAAACGAGGTGTGTAAGATGATTGATACCAAAGCGATTGAAGAGCATGTTTTAGGCATTTTGGAAGCGTTAGGGGAAGATGTGACGAGAGAAGGCTTAGTGGAAACCCCCAAGCGCGTCGCAAAAATGTATGCGGAAGTTTTTGCAGGAATACATTACAGTAATGAAGAGGTCGCACAAATGTTTGATAAGACCTTTACCCAGCGGGGACGGGATCTGGTTTTTGTGAAAGACATTGAAACCTTCTCTTTCTGCGAACATCATATGGCCTTGATGTATGATATGAAAATTTCTGTCGCCTATTATCCGCAAGGGAAAGTCATTGGGCTCTCAAAGATTGCCCGGATCTGTGATCTGGTCTGTCGGCGTCTCCAAATCCAGGAACGCATCGGCAGTGATATCGCCGAGATCATGACGATGATTACCGGCAGTGAAGATGTGGCGGTGTTGATCGAAGCGCATCATAGCTGCATGAGTGCCCGGGGCATCAAAAAGACCCAGGCCAAAACCTATACCCAGACATTACGCGGGGTTTTTGCGAAACATCCCGAACAATTAGGAGGATTTTACCATGGATAATGCATTAGTATTAGTGAGCGGGGGCGTTGATTCTTCGACTTGCCTCGCTTTAGCGGTGGAAAAGTATGGTCATGACCATGTCAAAGGCTTATGCCTGTATTATGGTCAGCGCCATGTGAAAGAGATGGAAAGCGCGCATAAGATTTGCGATTATTATCAGGTTCCTTTATATGAATGTGATCTTTCTAGGATCTTTACATATTCCAGCTGTAATTTACTAGCACACAATGAAGATACCATTCCTCATCGTGCCTACAGTGAGCAGGTGGCGGAAAGCGAAGGGCCGGTTTCGACTTATGTGCCTTTCCGTAACGGCCTCTTTTTATCAACGGCTGCCAGTTTTGCCTTATCACTGAACTGTCAGGTGATCTATTATGGCGCCCACGCTGATGATGCGGCCGGCAATGCCTATCCCGACTGTTCATCGGTGTTCAATGATGCCATGAATCAAGCGATCGTGGAAGGCAGCGGGCATCAGGTGCGCATTGAAGCACCTTTTGTTGGCGTCAATAAAGCCGAAGTCGTGCGCCAGGTATTAGCCTTAAAAGTCCCTTATGAACTCACTTGGAGCTGTTATGAAGGCGGCGATACGCCTTGCGGCGTCTGCGGCACCTGCCGGGATCGCGCTTTAGCGTTTGAAAAAAATGGGGTTACTGATCCCCTGTTAGTAAAGGAGTAAACTATGAGTACACAGTTAAAAGCCTTAGGAGCGAAAACGCAGTATCCCACTGATTATGATCCCCATGTTTTAGAAACCTTTGATAATAAACATCCGGAACATGATTATTTTGTGAAATTCAACTGTCCGGAGTTTACTTCTCTTTGTCCAATTACCGGCCAGCCCGATTTTGCGACGATTTATATTTCGTATGTGCCAAGCCAAAAAATGGTCGAAAGCAAATCCTTAAAACTGTATCTTTTTAGCTTTCGCAATCATGGCGCCTTCCATGAAGACTGCACCAATATCATCATGAATGATCTGATTGCCTTAATGGATCCCAAGTATATTGAAGTTTGGGCAAAGTTTACCCCTCGCGGCGGCTTATCGATTGATCCTTACTGCAATTATGGCAAGCCGGGGACCAGATGGCAGGAAGCGGCCTGGGAGCGTCTCAAAAATCATGACCTCTATCCGGAAAAAATCGATAATCGTTAATTTGTTTACAAATAGCGTTTCATGGCTTATCATTTAAAGGGAGGTTTATGATGAAAGCAATCATTGCGGGAAAAGAAATTTCTATTTCGTTATATCAGACGGCCACAGCAGAGAATCTGATGCGCGTCCTGCCAACCGGACTTGACTTTCATGCCTTTGCTCATGAATATCGGGCGATGGGGCGTCATGCCTTAAACGTAGCGCATGTGCCAATGACATCCAAACTGGCGAAAAATAGTCTCTATTATGATGATCGTTTAGAAGCGCTGTGCCTGATGAAAGATGATGTCGACATTACCCCGGAGAAACGCACCTGTCTGGCGCGTTTGTCGGCGGAAGATGTCGCTTCATTAGACGGATTAGAACAATTTTATGTCTATTTAGACAATGATGAAGAGTGATATGAAAAAAATATCACTTTTTTTCATTTTTTTGTGAGAAAACCACCTTTTAAAGTCTTTAATTATAATAGAGGGGGCCAGGAGGTGAGATGAATGATTTGTCCCTCGCTGTGGTAATACCACCGACTTTGCGAAAGTTGGTGAGCGCTATTACTGTCGCCGCTGCATTGCCTTTGGGCGGATCTTTTGCGATGATGTTTTAACAAAAAGAGTCGTTAAGACATCTGTGCAAAAGGTCTCTTATCACTTAGACTTTACGCTTTCTCCCGCCCAGCAGGCGATCAGTGACAAACTCATTACCAATTATCAAAATCATCAGAGCACCCTGATTATGGCAGTCTGCGGCAGCGGTAAAACAGAAATTACGTTTGCGGTTATTGCCTATGTGTTAAATCATGGCGGCCGGGTCTGTTTTACCATTCCGCGGAAAGCTTTATGTCAGGAACTCTATACCCGCTTTCAGGAAGCTTTTTCCCATCTGACTATTGGTCTTTTTTATGGCGGTATGCAAAAGCATCCCGAAGCATCCTTCATCATCTGCACGACCCATCAGCTGTATCGCTTCACGTCGACCCCTTTTGATCTGATCCTGATGGATGAAGCAGATGCCTTTCCTTACTATGGGGATCCCGTTTTAGAACATATGTTCGATTTATGCGTCGGTCATGTCTTTATTAAGATGAGTGCCACCTTAACGAGCGCTGATATTCATGATGAACAAGTGCTGATCATGAACCGCCGTTATCATGGCCATGACCTGCCCGTCCCGCACATTCGCTTACTTATCAAACCGCTCGCCATGCTTTATCTCTATGCGCGCTTAAGACACTATAAAAAGCTTGGCGCGAAGGTTTTGATCTATGTCCCCACGATTAATCGTTTACCTTACTATCTGAAATACCTCAAACCATTCTTTTGCGTGGCGGCCGTTTCTTCGCATAGCGATGATATCACCAGGCAGTTAACAGCCCTGAAAGAGGGGCAGTTAGATGCTTTAATCACCACGACCATTTTAGAGCGCGGCGTCACCGTCACCAATGCCCAGGCGATTGTCATGGAAGCCTCACATCCGATTTTTGATGAGCGTACGCTGATGCAGATTTCCGGCCGGGTAGGACGAAAGATTGGCTATGAAGAAGGGGATGTGATCTTTTGTGATTCTTATGTATCAAAGGCGATGATTTTATGTATTTCCACAATCAAAAAATTAAATCGGATGGATGTCTGATCTGTCACCAAAACTTAGGCCTTGAAACAACGTTGAGTTATTTCCTGCAAAAGCGTAAAATCTGCAGTGACTGTTTTCATAGTTTTGCCCGCTTAGATCTTCACACCCATTTAGATGCGTACCCATTAACCATTCTCTATTATTACAATGACTTTTTTAAAACTTTGCTCTTTCGTTATAAAGGGCAATATGACTATGCCCTTAAAGATGCCTTTTTAGAAGGCTATCAAAGCGCGCTGCAGGCGCGTTATCGCGATTATCTGGTCGTCATTGTCCCCAGTGATCAAGGCAGTAATGAAAAACGAAAGTTCATTCCCAACTTAGCGATTGCCCAAAGCTTTTCTGCCCAGGTGATCATGCCGATTATGAAAACGAAACCTTATAAACAAAGCGATCAGCCTTTTGCGGCGCGAGATCAGGTGGCGTCGGTGCTCGCCTTAAAAGAGGCGCTGCCCGCGCATCAGAAACTGCTCCTTTTTGATGATGTCATCACTTCGGGAGCCACGCTTCGCGCCTGCACTAAGCTGCTTTGTGATAGTCATCCGCAATGTTTAGAATTGCTTGTTTTAGCCTCTCATTCGCCGGATAACTTTCAACCTTAAGCAGGGCAAAAAGCCGGCATTATTTGCATTTGTTTTTCTTAATGGTTATGCTATAATGTCCTTGCGTATGTTTTGAAAGGAGACTATTCATGCCTAAGAAGAAACAGGAAATTAAAAAGAAAGTTAGAAAAAGAATACAAAAAGAAGGCGTTGAGCATCAGGAATTAAACCAGGATGCAGAAATCGTCGATTTAGGAGATCATAAAGGCGAAGATATCATTGTCGATACATTTGACGATGTCAAATATGACGCCAAACCTCTTCCTTTCTCGACAACACCTCAAAAAGATAAACAGGGCTTTGCCTCAAAACTGAAGGGACTTTTCTCCCAGGATAATGCTATTGTACGTAAGTTAGGGAAACAGGCTGATGAAATCTTAGCCTTAGAACCACAGGTCAGCTCGTACAGTGATGAAGAATTAGCTGCCCAGACAGTGTTCTTCAAAGAACGTTTAGCAAAAGGTGAAACCTTAGATGATATTTTACCAGAAGCTTTTGCGGTAGCGCGTGAAGCGGCTTGGCGTGTATTAGGTTTAAAAGCCTTCAAAGTTCAGTTAATGGGGGGTATTGCTTTACATAATGGTGATATCGCCGAAATGAAAACCGGTGAAGGGAAAACCTTAACATCTGTTTTCCCAGTCTATTTAAATGCCCTCGAAGGCAAGGGTGTCCATGTCGTTACTGTCAACGAATACTTAGCGCGTCGTGACTGTGAAGAAAATGGTAAAGTCTTTAAGTTTTTAGGCTTAACTGTCGGCTTAAACGAAAGAGAATTAGATGCGGATGATAAACGCCGGATGCATGCCTGCGATGTCACTTATACAACCAACTCTGAATTAGGGTTCGATTACTTACGTGACAACATGGTGACCGAATACTCAGAAAAGGTATTACGTCCATTACACTATGCTTTAGTCGATGAGGTCGATTCCATCTTAATCGATGAATCACGTACTCCATTGATCATTTCTGGCGGAAAGAAACATACCGCTGCGATGTATGTCTCAGCGGATAAATTCGCCAAGAGTTTAACGAAAGAAAAAGATTATGAAGTGGATATTGAATCCAAGAGTGTCACTTTAACACCTGAAGGCATTAATAAAGCCGAAAAGACGTTCAAAGTCGATAACTTATTTGATCCTTCTAATACTGCTTTAGTGCATTATATTAACCAGGCTTTAAAAGCTAACTATACGATGACCAAAGATGTTGAATACATGATTGCGACCGATGATGGTTCTCATGATATTCGTAATGCCCAGATCATGATCATTGATCAGTTCACGGGTCGTGTTATGCCAGGACGTGCTTACTCAGATGGGTTACATCAGGCGATCGAAGCTAAGGAAGGTGTGCCAATTAAAGAAGAAACCGTCACTTTAGCGACGATTACTTACCAGAACTTCTTCCGTTTATTCGATAAGTTAGCCGGGATGACCGGGACCGCTAAAACGGAAGAAGAAGAATTCCGTCTGATCTATAATATGCGTGTTGTGGTCATTCCAACCAACAAACCAGTTATTCGTGATGACAAACCAGATTTAGTCTTCTCGACAAAGAAAGCAAAATATAAAGCAATCTGCGATGAAGTGGTGAAACGTCATGCTTATGGTCAGCCAATCTTGCTGGGGACCGTGGCCGTTGAAACATCAGAAATCTTATCACAGATGTTAATGAAACGCGGGATCCGTCACAACGTCCTCAATGCGAAAAACCATGCAAAAGAAGCAGCCATTATCGCTAATGCCGGCGTTAAAGGGGCGGTAACGATCGCCACTAACATGGCTGGTCGTGGGACCGATATCAAGTTAGGCCCAGGCGTAGCCGAAATCGGCGGTTTAATGGTCATCGGTTCAGAACGTCATGAATCACGCCGTATCGATAACCAGTTACGAGGCCGAAGCGGTCGTCAGGGTGACCCTGGCTGCTCACAGTTCTTCGTTTCTTTCGAAGATGAATTAATGCAGCGTTTCGCCAATGAACGAGTAAAAGCTTTCACTGAATCATTCTTAGAAGATGAAGCGATTGAATCAAAGATGGTTACACGTTCGATCGAATCAGCTCAGAAACGTGTAGAAGGGCAGAACTTCGATATTCGTAAACAGCTTCTCGAATATGATGATATCATGAGACAGCAGCGTGAAATCATGTATAAAGAACGTGATGATATTATGCTTTCTGATGATTTAAGCGATGTTGTCAAAGGCATGTTCAAGACAGCGATTGAATTAGATACCAAACGTTATACGAAAAACGATGGCAAGAAAGCCGTTGTCGATGTCGATAAGTTAACCCAGTATGTGGCTAAGAACTATATGCTTTTAACAACTTTAGAACCACATAACGAAGAAGCGGTTGCACATGATCCAGAAAAAGTGGCTGATGCCTTAACCGAAATCGTCGCTCTTCAGTATAACAACCGTTTCAATAAAGACTTACCACAGTCTGTCCGGACAGACTATGAACGCCGTGTTCTTTTAGGGGTCATCGATCATTCATGGATCAACCATATCGATGCCATGAGCAAGTTACGTAATGGGATCTATTTAAGAGCCTATGCGCAGCGTGATCCGCTTCAGGAATACACCGAAGAAGGCTTCTATATGTTTGAAGAGATGACTAAGTCAATCAGTCAGGATATTTCTCGTACTATCGTTCATATGGGTATTCGTCCAGGTGATGAAACCGCAATGAACATCCCAGAAATTAAAGTTGAGTTAGACTTTAAATAATGGAATTATATGAAATTAACAGCGGGCTTGAAAAAGCTCGCTCTTTGCTAGAAGAATTACATCAGAGTGCCAACATTGATGTAAAAAAACGAGAAATTGAAGGATTGACAGTTAAAACAATGGATGAGCACTTCTGGGATGACCAGAAGAAAGCCACCAAAATTTATAATCAGCTCGGCGAGATGAAGAAAGTCGTGGAAAACTATGAAGCGTTAACCGCGGCATTAGAAGAATTAACGGAAATCTACAACTATGTCAAAGACAATGAAGAAGATGAAGAATTCCGGACCACTTTAGAAGAAGATTACGAGCAGTTTGAAAAAGACTTAGCGGCGTTTGAAAGAACGTTACTCTTTACTGATGAATATGACAATTCTCCGGCGATCTTAGAGATCCATCCCGGCGCCGGCGGCACCGAGTCGCAGGACTGGGCGGAAATGTTAATGAGGATGTATATGCGCTATGGCGAAAAGAAAGGCTGGAAAGTCTCCGTAGAAGATTATCAGGCAGGGGATGAAGCGGGCGTGAAATCGGTGACTTTACGCTTTGAGGGCAGTCATGCCTATGGTCTTTTGAAAAGTGAAAAAGGCGTCCACCGGTTAGTGCGTATTTCGCCTTTTGATGCCAATAAACGCCGTCATACGTCCTTTGCGTCAGTGGAAGTTTTACCCGAAATTGATGATGATATCGAAGTCAACATCGATCCGAAAGATTTACGTATCGATACGTATCGTTCTTCCGGTGCGGGCGGTCAGCATATTAATAAAACCGATTCAGCAGTGCGTATTACCCATATTCCCACAGGCACCGTGGTGACTTGTCAGTCACAGCGTTCCCAGCTGCAAAATAGGGAAGCGGCGATGACGATGTTAAAAAGTAAACTGTATGCCTTAATGGTAGCGGCGCATGCGCAGCAGTTATCCGATATCGCCGGCGAAAAGAAAGCCATTGAATGGGGCTCACAGATTCGCTCTTACGTGCTGCATCCTTATGCGATGGTCAAAGATAATCGCAGCGGCTATGAATCACATGATCCACAGCGCATTTTAGATGGCGATCTTGATGATATGATTTACGCGTATTTAAAAACGAAAGCCCAAGGTGATGAGGCGTGATCAAACGCAAGTATGGTGCTTATTTAGTAGACATGCTGCTGGTATTAGTCGGCAATGCGATTATGGCCTGGGGTATTGATGCCTTCATCGTCGGTCATCATATTATTACCGGCGGGGTTTCCGGAATCGGCTTAATTGTCCAGAACTTTGCCCCGATTCCGGTTTCCGTCACGGTCTTAGTGATCAACGTGGCCGCCTTAATCGTCGGCTTATTCTTTTTAGGCAAACAGTTTATTATCGGGACCTTAGTGTCGACCTTTGCCTATCCGTTTTTCATTGCGATTTTTGATAAGCTGCCGCAGTATACCCATTTGACTAATGATCCGATGTTATGTACGATCTTTGCCGGTGTCAGCATGGGCATTGGTTTAGGGATTGTCTTCCGCTTAGGTTACAGTACTGGCGGGATGGATATTCCCCCGATTATTATCAATAAGAAAACTGGGATTGAACTTGGCACCCTGATCAATATTATTGATATTGCCACGCTGATTGGCCAGATGCCTTTTAGCTCCCCATCGGGAATTCTTTATGGCTTAATCAACGTCATTTTGACAACCCAGATTATCGATCGGATGATGTTATTGGGTAAAAGTAATGTCCAGCTCATTATCATTTCAAAGAAATATGAAGAAATTGCCCATATGATCAGTGAAAAACTCGATCGCGGCTTTACTTTTTTAAATATTACCACCGGTTATCTGCGTGATAATACCAAAGCCATTATGGTCGTCGTGTCGAAAAGACAGTACATTTCTTTAAATGAGGCCGTCACCCAGATTGATCCATACGCTTTCACAATCGTCAGTGATGTGCATAGTGTGCGGGGCCGTGGCTTCACGCTGCCAGATGAATATTTATGAGAAAAGACGAGAAACTATTTCTCGTCTTTTAGATCTACAAAAAATTCAATGTGCCCGCATTTTGGGCACAGGGCCGCCAAAAGCGGGTAATCCGTTTTAGTATAATCTTTATTTTTACGAATAATGTGTAAATCACTGATCTGCAGCGCCTGATCAACCAGATAGGTCTGCGTTTCCATTTCACATTGACAGCGGGGACAAAGTCGCATCATTTTCACCTCGGTGCTTATTTTATCATAGTTCTCATAAGCTGTAACGCAATCCCGCTAAAAAAGCAGTATCATTCTAAAGGGATTATGATATAATTCGGATAGGAGCGTGATTCTATGATTAAACTAGAAGGTGTGACCAAAGTCTATAAAACAGGCGTACGCGCGGTCAATGATATGAACCTCAACATTGATGCCGGCGAGTTTGTTTACGTTATTGGTCCAACCGGGGCGGGAAAATCAACCTTTATTAAATTATTATATCGCGAAGAGAAACCAACGACCGGC harbors:
- a CDS encoding alpha/beta fold hydrolase is translated as MDIYYETWGQGPAVICLHDVFENRKVFAALAKDLQKHYQLILIDARYHGKSVKSGPLSIAQNVLDVQSVIADLGLESYDVIGVGMGANTALALAVRDQRLKSAVLISPYSSPQSFKGFYYFQIVMTLIFMVPFCLYNKLARRRFQLTKWLLREPHFSSEMFASIKQPILVLAGDRDKIKPAATEKIAKCLPHCVQEELYDSHDALHDAYRQVLKKIRGYLYASNQTNTND
- the aroD gene encoding type I 3-dehydroquinate dehydratase; the encoded protein is MPVTRPTLTIKDVTFGTGMPKICLPEVERSYEDIVGTVAAYEQLRDWQVLEVRLDFYEDLKDDTKVKELLKAIRAATTRLVLVTIRTSEEGGTLYVEPKDYLKAITAICDSGGCDLIDIELSKGDELVTQCVNLAHIHGLKVILSKHDFEKTPSVEEMEDILKHMDRLDGDIYKLAVMPQDKFDVMNLLKVTDEMSTQLPKPLITMAMSELGEITRVSGEAYGSVMTFANAGKVSAPGQIPLTRMIKSLKDLHESQGEDHD
- a CDS encoding HD domain-containing protein — encoded protein: MIDFNKARIAFKNYVAHYDPSQDLIRLKIVHTYAVMDLTKRLCDALHVTEKQTSLAMLIGLLHDIGRFEQYVRYGTFVDYESIDHAKLGCDILFQEGLIRQFVQEDDYDQIIYDAIYEHNKFKVKEGYDEETLFYINMIRDTDKLDNFRVKETEKVETLLRCEMKDLVLEDITPKVYDDFMAHKLIYGPDRQSHLDMWISLAAFIYDFNFPESRDYIRKQDYINRSFDRIHPQREEVKKRYETLRQEANRFLAS
- the queD gene encoding 6-carboxytetrahydropterin synthase QueD; translated protein: MYVITTEASFDAAHFLKDYPGKCHNIHGHRWKVQVSLQAETLGAEGMVIDFGIIKKDLKALCETFDHTLIIEEGSLKPQTVAALQEEDFALSFVPFRPTAEHLSRYFFEALQKYPVLSVDVYETPGNKAHYEL
- the queE gene encoding putative 7-carboxy-7-deazaguanine synthase QueE, with the translated sequence MNYKVVEIFDSINGEGPLAGRLSTFVRFASCNLRCHYCDTRYAYDHPQYTLMSLAEILTRIEEASLDLVTLTGGEPLATPHVDVLIEKLGEMGKHVEIETNGSIDIAPFHRLAHRPSFTLDYKLPGSGMSAFMKTENYQYLKDGDIVKFVCGAKDDLEEALRIIRIYHLNEEDCYFSAVFNQLAPRDIVDFLLAHKLKAKVQLQLHKYIWDPMKRGV
- the folE gene encoding GTP cyclohydrolase I FolE, which encodes MIDTKAIEEHVLGILEALGEDVTREGLVETPKRVAKMYAEVFAGIHYSNEEVAQMFDKTFTQRGRDLVFVKDIETFSFCEHHMALMYDMKISVAYYPQGKVIGLSKIARICDLVCRRLQIQERIGSDIAEIMTMITGSEDVAVLIEAHHSCMSARGIKKTQAKTYTQTLRGVFAKHPEQLGGFYHG
- the queC gene encoding 7-cyano-7-deazaguanine synthase QueC; its protein translation is MDNALVLVSGGVDSSTCLALAVEKYGHDHVKGLCLYYGQRHVKEMESAHKICDYYQVPLYECDLSRIFTYSSCNLLAHNEDTIPHRAYSEQVAESEGPVSTYVPFRNGLFLSTAASFALSLNCQVIYYGAHADDAAGNAYPDCSSVFNDAMNQAIVEGSGHQVRIEAPFVGVNKAEVVRQVLALKVPYELTWSCYEGGDTPCGVCGTCRDRALAFEKNGVTDPLLVKE
- the queF gene encoding preQ(1) synthase, with the protein product MSTQLKALGAKTQYPTDYDPHVLETFDNKHPEHDYFVKFNCPEFTSLCPITGQPDFATIYISYVPSQKMVESKSLKLYLFSFRNHGAFHEDCTNIIMNDLIALMDPKYIEVWAKFTPRGGLSIDPYCNYGKPGTRWQEAAWERLKNHDLYPEKIDNR
- a CDS encoding cyclophilin-like fold protein, with translation MKAIIAGKEISISLYQTATAENLMRVLPTGLDFHAFAHEYRAMGRHALNVAHVPMTSKLAKNSLYYDDRLEALCLMKDDVDITPEKRTCLARLSAEDVASLDGLEQFYVYLDNDEE
- a CDS encoding DEAD/DEAH box helicase, whose protein sequence is MQKVSYHLDFTLSPAQQAISDKLITNYQNHQSTLIMAVCGSGKTEITFAVIAYVLNHGGRVCFTIPRKALCQELYTRFQEAFSHLTIGLFYGGMQKHPEASFIICTTHQLYRFTSTPFDLILMDEADAFPYYGDPVLEHMFDLCVGHVFIKMSATLTSADIHDEQVLIMNRRYHGHDLPVPHIRLLIKPLAMLYLYARLRHYKKLGAKVLIYVPTINRLPYYLKYLKPFFCVAAVSSHSDDITRQLTALKEGQLDALITTTILERGVTVTNAQAIVMEASHPIFDERTLMQISGRVGRKIGYEEGDVIFCDSYVSKAMILCISTIKKLNRMDV
- a CDS encoding ComF family protein, coding for MYFHNQKIKSDGCLICHQNLGLETTLSYFLQKRKICSDCFHSFARLDLHTHLDAYPLTILYYYNDFFKTLLFRYKGQYDYALKDAFLEGYQSALQARYRDYLVVIVPSDQGSNEKRKFIPNLAIAQSFSAQVIMPIMKTKPYKQSDQPFAARDQVASVLALKEALPAHQKLLLFDDVITSGATLRACTKLLCDSHPQCLELLVLASHSPDNFQP